One genomic region from Argentina anserina chromosome 2, drPotAnse1.1, whole genome shotgun sequence encodes:
- the LOC126805549 gene encoding pathogenesis-related homeodomain protein, with translation MADAAQLHIPPESVSSQTAKCQEECTSRQAHAIGSESGYSEPTKKNIGCDVLQNELQEKICNASNSADDQVQSFRDVTEKYRLEQSGMPPEEVRNSSQGGVNLLIQSAHGHDIGSIQIQNKETTTSLSSCTTDNHLQPFSDNVIKTSLAEDLGVNRQTGKTTCSEQISLEQRNDYGFGSSSSETRGKQQHIGADIVQNDLLQSIIQEFSCGNKQLQSISKTVNMTYPNEQAGVPREDVSMTLEPTINFGSGISCSEVAEDKQHFGSDVQHNEALQSQYWTSTSGMEVPSCEDIEPVQLFCENLNTCSPKEQTRLSCEAVKHTAEQINGVNSGTSYNEPARENHNSGSDFVHDQPLQTIIPVISCGGNEQLQVVNENVSLNSLSEQAGLPHEAVIETCLTEKSSCSLRTALVQINESGSRSVHCEPQEQRDQPGSLPSQNDQVKTSTAVSSSNVSEHLDPYVEKVMNSACKDHTDELIKPYTENAAQNSSLEPSETASESATKNSSEFGCKDKRKSSSRRKSRSLVSSDRVLRSRMGEKPEAPELNNNVATLDSSNNVANASNEKERKRKRRKKKHRERIAADEFSRIRSHLRYFLNRINYEKSLIDAYSGEGWKGNSLEKVRPEKELQRATSEILRRKSKIRDLFQRLDSLCAEGMLPKSLFDEEGEIESEDIFCAKCGSKDIYAENDIILCDGACDRGFHQHCLEPPLLSEAIPPDDEGWLCPGCDCKVDCIDLLNESQGTDLSITDSWEKVFPEAALAALSGQHQENNQGLPSDDSDDNDYDPDGPETDEEVQGAESSSDESEYASASDGLETPKTNDEQYLGFPSDDSEDDDFNPNAPDPTEDVKQDSSSSDFTSDSEDLAAVLDEDTKSFENGGGPQSSVLKANTRLRGSDGKSSKRGQKRHSTKDELSSLLKSDHGQDDSAPVSGKRHVERLDYKKLHDEEYGNIPTSDDEDYNETSAPRKRKKGTGRVSPKSLEGKPSTIRNGVTTKDIKDDPDKNEHTPRRTPRRRSSATGNCTPNELLKSSPKSGSTSGQARASTYRRLGEAVTQRLYTSFKENQYPDRSMKERLAQELGVMAKQVSKWFENARHCVKAGLAVPQAMRNRPDQAENSTRDADDNGAQKNESPGTDDAVAGSCSQDVKDNTLVTPKGSRGKTCAPKGRKRKSMPEPGGADLDEQFKTPPETSGKGGRVTRRRKSVA, from the exons ATGGCTGATGCTGCACAACTGCATATTCCTCCAGAATCTGTGAGCAGTCAAACTGCAAAATGCCAAGAAGAATGTACATCAAGACAGGCACATGCAATTGGTTCTGAAAGTGGTTATAGTGAACCAACCAAGAAAAATATCGGCTGTGATGTTCTTCAAAATGAGTTACAGGAAAAAATCTGCAACGCATCTAATAGTGCTGATGATCAAGTTCAGTCATTTAGAGATGTGACAGAGAAATATCGCCTTGAGCAATCAGGAATGCCTCCTGAAGAAGTGAGGAACAGTAGTCAAGGTGGCGTAAACCTTCTTATACAATCAGCACATGGACATGATATCGGCTCCATACAGATtcaaaataaagaaacaaCAACATCATTATCTAGTTGTACTACCGATAACCACTTGCAACCATTTTCTGACAATGTGATCAAGACTTCTCTTGCTGAAGATCTGGGTGTGAATCGTCAGACAGGAAAAACTACATGTTCTGAACAGATCTCACTGGAACAGAGAAATGATTATGGTTTTGGATCATCATCTAGTGAAACAAGAGGAAAACAGCAGCATATTGGCGCTGATATTGTTCAAAATGATCTCTTACAATCTATAATTCAAGAATTCAGCTGTGGCAATAAACAATTACAGTCGATTAGCAAAACTGTGAACATGACATACCCTAATGAGCAAGCTGGAGTGCCTCGGGAAGATGTGAGCATGACATTGGAGCCGACTATTAATTTTGGTTCTGGAATTTCATGTAGTGAAGTAGCAGAAGACAAGCAGCATTTTGGTTCCGATGTTCAACATAATGAAGCCTTACAAAGCCAATATTGGACCAGTACATCTGGAATGGAGGTACCCAGCTGTGAAGATATTGAACCAGTGCAGTTGTTTTGTGAAAATTTGAACACTTGTTCTCCTAAGGAACAGACAAGACTGTCTTGTGAAGCTGTGAAACATACTGCAGAGCAGATAAATGGTGTAAATTCTGGAACTTCATATAATGAACCAGCACGAGAAAACCACAATTCAGGCTCTGATTTTGTGCATGATCAACCATTACAAACTATCATTCCGGTAATCAGCTGTGGTGGGAATGAACAGTTGCAGGTGGTAAATGAGAATGTAAGTCTGAATTCTCTAAGTGAACAAGCAGGACTACCTCATGAAGCTGTGATAGAGACTTGTCTGACTGAAAAGAGTTCATGCTCTCTCCGAACTGCATTGGTTCAGATCAACGAATCTGGTTCGAGAAGTGTACATTGTGAACCTCAGGAACAAAGAGATCAGCCTGGCTCTTTACCTTCCCAAAATGATCAAGTTAAAACTAGCACCGCTGTATCCAGCTCCAATGTTTCTGAACACTTGGATCCTTATGTTGAAAAGGTGATGAATTCTGCTTGTAAGGACCATACTGATGAACTAATCAAACCTTACACGGAAAATGCAGCCCAAAATTCCAGTCTTGAGCCATCAGAAACAGCTTCTGAGAGTGCAACAAAAAATTCTAGCGAGTTCGGTTGCAAGGATAAGCGAAAATCAAGTTCAAGACGAAAATCAAGATCTTTGGTAAGCAGTGACAGAGTTCTGCGGTCAAGGATGGGCGAGAAACCTGAGGCTCCTgaattaaataataatgttGCAACTCTTGATTCAAGCAATAATGTTGCTAATGCAAGcaatgagaaagaaagaaaaaggaagaggagaaagaagaaacaCAGGGAAAGAATTGCAGCTGATGAATTTTCAAGGATCAGGTCGCATCTTAGATATTTCCTGAACCGGATAAACTATGAGAAATCTCTTATTGATGCTTATTCTGGTGAAGGTTGGAAAGGAAACAG CCTAGAGAAAGTAAGGCCAGAGAAGGAGCTTCAACGAGCTACCTCTGAAATACTCAGACGGAAATCGAAAATAAGAGATCTTTTTCAACGTCTTGATTCATTATGTGCTGAAGGAATGTTACCAAAATCTTTATTTGATGAAGAAGGAGAGATTGAAAGTGAAGAT ATTTTCTGCGCGAAATGTGGTTCTAAGGACATATATGCTGAGAATGACATCATACTCTGTGATGGGGCTTGTGACCGTGGATTCCACCAGCACTGTCTTGAACCGCCTCTATTAAGTGAAGCAA TTCCACCTGATGATGAGGGTTGGTTATGCCCTGGATGTGACTGCAAAGTTGATTGCATTGATTTGCTCAATGAATCACAAGGAACAGATCTATCTATTACTGACAGCTGGGAG AAGGTATTTCCTGAAGCAGCTCTTGCAGCATTATCAGGACAGCATCAGGAAAACAACCAGGGACTTCCTTCAGATGATTCAGATGATAATGATTATGATCCTGATGGTCCAGAAACGGATGAGGAAGTTCAGGGAGCAGAATCCAGTTCCGATGAATCTGAATATGCATCGGCTTCTGATGGACTTGAGACCCCAAAAACTAATGATGAGCAGTACTTGGGCTTTCCTTCTGATGATTCAGAGGACGATGATTTCAACCCTAATGCTCCAGATCCCACGGAGGATGTTAAGCAGGACAGTTCAAGCTCTGATTTTACATCTGACTCAGAGGATCTCGCAGCTGTACTAGATGAGGATACTAAGTCTTTCGAAAATGGTGGAGGGCCCCAGTCATCTGTGTTGAAAGCAAATACGCGTCTTAGAGGCTCTGATGGAAAAAGTTCAAAACGTGGGCAGAAGAGACATTCTACAAAAGATGAGCTATCATCTTTATTAAAGTCTGATCATGGTCAAGATGATTCAGCACCTGTTTCTGGGAAAAGGCACGTAGAGAGGCTGGACTACAAAAAATTGCATGAT GAGGAATATGGAAATATTCCTACCAGTGATGATGAAGATTATAATGAAACTTCTGCACCAAGGAAAAGGAAGAAAGGCACTGGACGAGTCTCTCCAAAGTCACTGGAAGGAAAACCCTCGACCATTAGGAATGGAGTAACCAccaaagatataaaagatGATCCAGACAAGAATGAGCATACCCCTAGAAGAACTCCTCGACGAAGATCAAGTGCTACAGGTAACTGTACACCAAATGAATTGCTTAAAAGCTCTCCTAAGTCTGGTTCTACCAGTGGGCAGGCTAGAGCATCAACATATAGAAGACTCGGGGAAGCTGTAACTCAG CGACTCTATACATCCTTTAAGGAGAATCAATACCCAGACCGAAGTATGAAGGAAAGACTAGCCCAAGAACTAGGAGTCATGGCTAAGCAG GTTAGCAAATGGTTTGAAAATGCTCGCCATTGTGTGAAAGCAGGCTTGGCTGTGCCTCAAGCTATGAGAAACCGACCTGACCAAGCAGAAAATAGTACTAGAGATGCTGATGACAATGGAGCTCAAAAGAATGAATCACCAGGGACAGATGATGCTGTAGCAGGTAGCTGCAGCCAGGATGTGAAGGATAATACATTGGTGACTCCGAAAGGCAGTCGAGGGAAGACTTGTGCCCCCAAGGGTAGAAAGAGAAAATCCATGCCGGAGCCTGGGGGAGCGGATCTTGATGAACAATTTAAGACACCACCAGAAACTAGTGGTAAAGGTGGTCGAGTTACTAGACGTCGAAAATCTGTTGCTTAA
- the LOC126783020 gene encoding G2/mitotic-specific cyclin C13-1-like yields MSDEGTSVYATRSMKKRASPSSEALKPPASKKYRSVLGEITNSPELASAPKKPKIESPKEKEEDLKTEIDVSAVDPVRCAYSPSMYKHLRKLEIEARNRPLYGYLEKVQNRITEHMREVLVDWLVEVAEEYKFVSDTLYLTVSYIDRYLSSHIISKNKLQLLGVACMFIASKYEEICPPRVEEFCYITDNTYKIEEVLEMERHVLKFLNFEIYTPTTKNFLRIFARAAQENSKSSDLRFEFLGGYLAELSLLDYCCVQFLPSVIAASAVFLSRFTVQPEVHPWSWDLQCYSGYRPSDLQNCILVLHDLQLNKRGSNSRAIRDKYMRAKFKCVATFSSHSEIPALYFEPSTKC; encoded by the exons ATGAGCGACGAAGGAACGAGCGTCTACGCCACGCGCTCGATGAAGAAGCGAGCCTCACCGTCGTCGGAGGCTCTGAAACCTCCGGCGTCCAAGAAGTACCGATCCGTACTGGGAGAGATCACTAACTCGCCGGAACTCGCTTCGGCGCCGAAGAAACCGAAAATTGAGTCGCccaaggagaaggaggaggatcTGAAGACCGAGATCGACGTCAGCGCAGTTGATCCGGTCAGATGTGCTTACTCGCCGTCTATGTATAAGCATCTTCGGAAACTGGAG ATAGAGGCGAGGAATAGACCTTTGTATGGTTACTTGGAGAAGGTACAGAACCGTATTACAGAACACATGCGAGAAGTCCTGGTGGATTGGTTGGTGGAGGTCGCGGAGGAGTACAAGTTTGTTTCAGACACCCTTTATCTAACTGTATCATATATTGACAGATATCTTTCCTCACACATTATCAGCAAGAACAAGCTACAGCTTCTTGGTGTCGCGTGCATGTTTATTGCCTC GAAGTACGAAGAGATTTGTCCTCCACGGGTTGAGGAGTTCTGCTATATAACAGATAATACCTACAAGATAGAAGAG GTGCTAGAAATGGAGAGACAtgtactcaaattcttgaaCTTTGAGATCTATACTCCAACGACAAAGAATTTTCTCAG AATCTTCGCAAGAGCTGCTCAAGAGAATTCCAAA TCTTCGGACCTGCGCTTTGAATTCTTGGGTGGCTATCTTGCGGAACTAAGTTTGCTTGACTATTGCTGTGTTCAATTCCTACCATCAGTTATTGCTGCATCAGCGGTTTTTCTTTCTAGGTTCACGGTTCAGCCTGAAGTCCATCCTTGG AGCTGGGACTTGCAATGCTACTCTGGTTATAGACCATCCGACTTACAGAATTGCATCCTTGTCCTTCATGACTTGCAGCTGAATAAAAGAGGAAGCAATTCAAGAGCTATTAGAGATAAATATATGCGAGCAAAG TTCAAGTGCGTAGCAACATTTTCTTCACATTCTGAGATTCCTGCACTTTATTTTGAGCCATCGACTAAGTGCTAG
- the LOC126783248 gene encoding TIP41-like protein isoform X1, whose amino-acid sequence MEVVEVDEKELKAAGATRFSDGRHGIRIHGWDIETRKRSILNSSTRELWEKKLETCHLPEMVFGESCLTLKHVKSGATVHFNAFDALIGWKKEALPPVEVPAAAKWKFRCNPSEQVILDYDYTFTTLYCGSETIAKDADKQGGEVSKEACNLHWEDCKEKLDVVALASKEPILFYDEVVLYEDELADNGVSLLTVKVRVMPSSWFLLLRFWLRVDGVLMRLRDTRMHCTFENNVNPIILRESCWREATFTALAAKGYPSEAGAYNDPSIISQRLPVVMNKSQKLKVSSDV is encoded by the exons ATGGAAGTAGTAGAGGTCGATGAGAAGGAGCTCAAAGCCGCCGGAGCAACTCGGTTCTCCGACGGACGCCACGGCATTCGAATCCACGGCTGGGATATCGAGACCCGCAAGCGCTCCATTCTCAACTCCTCCACTCGCGAACT GTGGGAGAAGAAGCTGGAGACTTGTCACCTGCCGGAGATGGTATTCGGGGAGAGCTGTTTGACCTTGAAGCATGTGAAGAGTGGCGCCACTGTTCACTTCAATGCTTTTGATGCTCTGATTGGGTGGAAGAAGGAGGCTTTGCCTCCGGTTGAAGTTCCGGCTGCTGCGAAATGGAAGTTCCGATG tAATCCCTCTGAGCAAGTAATACTGGACTATGACTATACATTCACAACACTGTATTGCGGAAGTGAAACTATTGCCAAGGATGCAGACAAG CAAGGAGGAGAGGTATCAAAGGAGGCCTGCAATCTCCACTGGGAGGACTGCAAAGAAAAACTTGATGTGGTTGCATTGGCATCAAAAGAGCCTATTCTCTTTTATGATGAG GTAGTCTTGTATGAAGATGAATTGGCAGATAATGGCGTGTCACTTCTAACTGTGAAAGTG AGGGTCATGCCGAGCAGTTGGTTTCTTCTCTTGCGATTTTGG CTTAGAGTTGATGGAGTGCTTATGAGATTAAGGGATACCCGTATGCACTGTACTTTTGAAAATAATGTAAATCCCATTATTCTTCGAGAGAGCTGCTGGAGAGAAGCTACCTTTACAGCGTTGGCTGCA AAGGGATACCCTTCTGAAGCTGGTGCCTACAATGATCCCAGCATCATCAGCCAAAGACTTCCTGTGGTCATGAATAAGTCCCAAAAACTAAAGGTATCTAGTGACGTGTAA
- the LOC126783248 gene encoding TIP41-like protein isoform X2, producing MEVVEVDEKELKAAGATRFSDGRHGIRIHGWDIETRKRSILNSSTRELWEKKLETCHLPEMVFGESCLTLKHVKSGATVHFNAFDALIGWKKEALPPVEVPAAAKWKFRCNPSEQVILDYDYTFTTLYCGSETIAKDADKQGGEVSKEACNLHWEDCKEKLDVVALASKEPILFYDEVVLYEDELADNGVSLLTVKVLRVDGVLMRLRDTRMHCTFENNVNPIILRESCWREATFTALAAKGYPSEAGAYNDPSIISQRLPVVMNKSQKLKVSSDV from the exons ATGGAAGTAGTAGAGGTCGATGAGAAGGAGCTCAAAGCCGCCGGAGCAACTCGGTTCTCCGACGGACGCCACGGCATTCGAATCCACGGCTGGGATATCGAGACCCGCAAGCGCTCCATTCTCAACTCCTCCACTCGCGAACT GTGGGAGAAGAAGCTGGAGACTTGTCACCTGCCGGAGATGGTATTCGGGGAGAGCTGTTTGACCTTGAAGCATGTGAAGAGTGGCGCCACTGTTCACTTCAATGCTTTTGATGCTCTGATTGGGTGGAAGAAGGAGGCTTTGCCTCCGGTTGAAGTTCCGGCTGCTGCGAAATGGAAGTTCCGATG tAATCCCTCTGAGCAAGTAATACTGGACTATGACTATACATTCACAACACTGTATTGCGGAAGTGAAACTATTGCCAAGGATGCAGACAAG CAAGGAGGAGAGGTATCAAAGGAGGCCTGCAATCTCCACTGGGAGGACTGCAAAGAAAAACTTGATGTGGTTGCATTGGCATCAAAAGAGCCTATTCTCTTTTATGATGAG GTAGTCTTGTATGAAGATGAATTGGCAGATAATGGCGTGTCACTTCTAACTGTGAAAGTG CTTAGAGTTGATGGAGTGCTTATGAGATTAAGGGATACCCGTATGCACTGTACTTTTGAAAATAATGTAAATCCCATTATTCTTCGAGAGAGCTGCTGGAGAGAAGCTACCTTTACAGCGTTGGCTGCA AAGGGATACCCTTCTGAAGCTGGTGCCTACAATGATCCCAGCATCATCAGCCAAAGACTTCCTGTGGTCATGAATAAGTCCCAAAAACTAAAGGTATCTAGTGACGTGTAA